The following are encoded in a window of Athene noctua chromosome 29, bAthNoc1.hap1.1, whole genome shotgun sequence genomic DNA:
- the LOC141971518 gene encoding feather keratin 3-like, with product MSCYDLCPPKSGVAVPQPIAESCNELCARQCPDSSAFIQPPPVVVTFPGPILSSFPQQAVVGSSGAPAFGGNLGLGGLYGAGATLGSGGLCTFGRPYASPACSPCALPRYSRKLWDTCGPC from the coding sequence ATGTCTTGCTACGACCTGTGCCCACCGAAAAGCGGCGTCGCCGTCCCCCAGCCCATCGCTGAGAGCTGCAACGAGCTGTGCGCCCGGCAGTGCCCCGACTCGTCGGCCTTCATCCAGCCGCCCCCCGTCGTCGTCACCttccccggccccatcctcagctccttcccccagcaagccGTGGTGGGCTCGTCCGGAGCCCCCGCCTTTGGGGgcaacctggggctggggggcctctATGGCGCCGGGGCCACGCTGGGCTCAGGGGGCCTCTGCACCTTTGGCAGACCCTacgcttctcctgcctgcagcccttgtgCCCTGCCCCGCTACAGCAGGAAGCTCTGGGACACCTGTGGGCCCTGCTag
- the LOC141971520 gene encoding feather keratin 3-like, translating into MSCYDLCPPKSGVAVPQPIAESCNELCARQCPDSSAFIQPPPVVVTFPGPILSSFPQQAVVGSSGAPAFGGNLGLGGLYGAGATLGSGGLCTFGRPYASPACSPCALPRYSRKLWDTCGPC; encoded by the coding sequence ATGTCTTGCTACGACCTGTGCCCACCGAAAAGCGGCGTCGCCGTCCCCCAGCCCATCGCTGAGAGCTGCAACGAGCTGTGCGCCCGGCAGTGCCCCGACTCGTCGGCCTTCATCCAGCCGCCGCCCGTCGTCGTCACCttccccggccccatcctcagctccttcccccagcaagccGTGGTGGGCTCGTCCGGAGCCCCCGCCTTTGGGGgcaacctggggctggggggcctctATGGCGCCGGGGCCACGCTGGGCTCAGGGGGCCTCTGCACCTTTGGCAGACCCTacgcttctcctgcctgcagcccttgtgCCCTGCCCCGCTACAGCAGGAAGCTCTGGGACACCTGTGGGCCCTGCTAG